The Synechococcus sp. WH 8101 sequence AATTTCGATGCCGCGTCCGTGGCCCGGGTCGCCCGCGCCGCCGGACGCGGTGGCGCCGATCTGATCGATGTGGCCTGTGATCCGGAGCTGGTGGCCCTGGCGATGCGCGACTCCGGTGGAGTGCCCGTGTGCGTCTCGTCGGTGGAGCCCGAGCAATTTGTGGCAGCCGTGGCGGCCGGTGCGGCGATGGTGGAGATCGGCAATTTCGATGCCTTCTACCCCCAGGGCCGGATCTTCGGAGCGGCTGAGGTGCTGGAGCTCACGCGCCAGACCCGAGCCCTGCTGCCCGAGGTGGTGCTGAGCGTGACCGTGCCCCACGTGCTGCCGATGGATCAGCAGGAGCAGCTGGCGGTGGATCTGGTGGCGGCCGGTGCCGACCTGATCCAGACCGAAGGCGGCACCAGTGCCAAGCCCTTCAGCGCCGGCAGCCTCGGCCTGATCGAAAAGGCGGCACCCACCCTGGCAGCCGCCCACAGCATCAGCACGGCTTTGCATCAGGCAGGCCTTTCAACCCCTGTGCTCTGCGCGTCTGGCCTCTCGGCCGTGACGGTGCCGATGGCGATCGCCGCCGGTGCTGCCGGTGTGGGTGTGGGGTCGGCCGTGAATCGCCTCACCGATGAGCTGGCGATGGTGGCGGTGGTTCGCGGTCTGCGCGAGGCGCTCGGTAGTGCCCTCACCCTGCGGGTCTGATCGAGCTGGTCAGTTCGGCGCGGTGTCTCTAGCGTTCTGGGAGCATCGCGCTGCACGCCATGAACACCCTTGGCTGGTTGCTGCAGTGGCCGATCCGTGCGTTGGTGTTGCTGCTCGTGGCGGCGCTGCCCCTGGGGGTGGAGATGGCCAACTTCGGCACGGCCCTCTGGGCGGCGGTCCTGATCGGCCTGCTCGGAACCCTGTTGATCTGGCCCCTCAAGCTTGTGCTCGGACCGGCCTGGGCGATCACGTCCCTTGGGGGGCTGATTGCGCCGGTGTCGTTCCTGTTCAACTGGTTGATCACGATCGTTCTGTTTGGGATCGCGGCCTGGTTGATCAACGGCTTTCGCCTCAAGCACGGCCTGTTCAGCGCCATCCTCGGGGCGGTGGTCTACAGCGTGATCAGCGCTTTTGTGCTGCGTGCCCTGGGGCTCGTGGATGTGGAGGCCACCAGGGCGGCGTTGATGGATTACGCCGCCAGCTGATCGAGCACCTGGCGGGCTCGCTGCACCACCGGGGCGGGAACGCCGGCGAGGCGGGCGGCTTCGATGCCGTAGCTGCGGCTGGCGCCGCCGGCCTGTACGCGGTGCAGAAACAGCAGGTCATCGCCGGTTTCCTCCACCAGCACCTGGAAGTTGGCCACATTCGGGCGCTCTGCAGCCAGGTTGTTGAGCTCGTGATAGTGCGTCGCGAACACCGTGCGGGCTTTGAGATCGCCAGCCAGGTGTTCGCTCACGGCCCAGGCGATGGAGAGGCCATCAAAGGTGGCGGTGCCACGGCCGATTTCATCCAGCAGCACCAGGGAGCGATCGGTGGCGTGATGAAGGATGTTGGCGGTTTCCGCCATTTCCACCATGAAGGTGGATTGGCCGGCGGCGAGATCATCGACGGCGCCGACGCGGGTGAAGATGCGATCGGTGATGCCCACCGTGGCTGAATCGGCCGGCACCCAGCTGCCGATCTGGGCGAGCAGTTGGATCAGGCCGATCTGGCGCAGGTAGCAGCTCTTGCCGCTGGCATTCGGACCGGTGAGCACCACCAGATCGGTGCCCTGGCCTAGATGCACATCGTTGGCGGTGAAGCTGCGTTCCACCAGCAGTTGCTCCACCACCGGGTGCCGTCCGGCCGTGATTTTTAGTTCGCGACCATCGCTGATCGTGGGCGCGCACCAGGCGCTGGTGGCGGCCACCTCCGCCAGACCACACACCGCATCCAAGGCGGCTACAGCACGGGCGGCCTGGCGGATCGGAGCGGCCATGGCGCCCACCTGTTCGCGCAATTGGCAGAACAGTTCGTACTCCCGCTGGCAGGCGCGGGCCCGCAGCTGAAAGATCGTGCCTTCCCGTTGTTTCAGCTCAGGGGTGATGAAGCGTTCTTCATTGGCGAGGGTCTGGCGCCGGATCCAGTGGTCCGGCACTGAGGCCGCCTTTGCTTTGCTCACCGCCAGGAAATAGCCGAAGGTGCGGTGATACTGCAGGCGCAGGTTGGCGTTGCCGCTGGTCTGCCGCTCCAATCGTTCCTGCTCGGCCAG is a genomic window containing:
- a CDS encoding phage holin family protein, which translates into the protein MNTLGWLLQWPIRALVLLLVAALPLGVEMANFGTALWAAVLIGLLGTLLIWPLKLVLGPAWAITSLGGLIAPVSFLFNWLITIVLFGIAAWLINGFRLKHGLFSAILGAVVYSVISAFVLRALGLVDVEATRAALMDYAAS
- a CDS encoding DUF561 domain-containing protein → MTRLSSLPAALRERLAQRSALKVIAGLMNFDAASVARVARAAGRGGADLIDVACDPELVALAMRDSGGVPVCVSSVEPEQFVAAVAAGAAMVEIGNFDAFYPQGRIFGAAEVLELTRQTRALLPEVVLSVTVPHVLPMDQQEQLAVDLVAAGADLIQTEGGTSAKPFSAGSLGLIEKAAPTLAAAHSISTALHQAGLSTPVLCASGLSAVTVPMAIAAGAAGVGVGSAVNRLTDELAMVAVVRGLREALGSALTLRV